The stretch of DNA CACGATTTGGGTAAAACGACGATTGCCGAATTTGTTGAAAATGAAGCCATTTTCAAGATGCTGGTCGATTTTGGCGTTGATCAGGTACAGGGCTATTGGCTGGACAAACCACAGCGAGATCACCCTGGTTTGCGTTAGGGTATATGCACCTAGCTTTTGAAAATAAAGCGTTTTGAAGCTATACGGCATGTTTAATGATGTAGCTGTGCCGTATGAATCACCGCCTATCTATTACAACCGACTTCATCCTATAAGCGCATAAAAAAGCCACCCATCGGGTGGCTTTTTGTTAGCACGGCTAGCTTAGCCTTCGGCCGGCTCGCCAAATTGATTGCTATCGGTGCTTGGTTGAATAAACCAGTAAATCAGGATTAGCGCCCCAATCAGTGGGATCAGCGCGATTAGCAAAAACCAGCCGCTTTTGCCTAAGTCATGCAAGCGACGTACCCCAACGGCCAAGCTAGGTACCAAAGTGGCCAATGAGAACAAGCCAGAGATTAGTCCTGCACCACTGGCGCTGAGCAAAATGCTGACCAAAAAAGCAAATAACGCAAACCACCAGTATTCAGAACGAGAGGCGCGGCCATTGAAATCCGCATATTTTTTGAAGCAAACTTGAATTGATTCTTGAAAAGTCATAGTCGCCCTGGCAATAGGAAAAGGTAAAAAGCAGCATTGCTATTGCGATATTATGCTATTGCCCGTGAAAAATGAAATCAAGCTGTCAATTTTGTGCGGGATAAGTGTCAGCCTGTTAGCGGCTAATCACTGCCTGCAGATTTTTCTCACCTGTAATTCGGCTAATGGCACTGAGTGCTTGGTCGCGGCTGGCATAGGGGCCGAGGCGCACGCGATACAAATTATTGGCCGTATGAATATTGAGTTTGTCTGCATCTTGCTCCAATTCCCGTGCCAGATGCGCTTTGAAATTATCGGCATTTTGCGCCGAGCTGAACGCCCCAAGTTGCACAAAAATAGCCCCCGCTTGATCTGAAACTGGGATCGCACGCGGTGCTGTAGCGCTGCTTGGTGCGCGAGTGGGGATGGGCTGGGCCGCAGCACTAATGATCTGGCTTGGGGCGTCGCTAGGAAGCAGGCTCTCAACTTTGACCTCGGCGCTGCCGCCTGTGGCATAGCCTAGACGGCAGGCGGCCAGAAACGATAAGTCCATCACCCGCCCTTTGTGAAATGGTCCCCGGTCATTGACACGAACAATGACGCTACGGCCATTCTTAACATTAGTTACTCGCGCATAGCTCGGAAGCGGCAAAGTTGGGTGCGCGGCAGTCATTTGGAACATATCGTACACTTCGCCGGTGCTGGTTTTTTGCCCGTGAAATTTGCGGCCATACCAGCTCGCGATGCCTTGCTCGGTGAGCTGACCAGGTGCATCAAGCGGGGTAAATGATAAACCCAGCACACTGTAGGGGCGATTGGCCCATTTATGCAGCGGCTCCCAGCGCGGTGTTGGCTCGGCAACATAATCCAGATTTGCGGGTAGGTCGCTCATTGGACCATCATCTTTATAGAATGCGCCATTGCCTGCTTTAGGGGCATAGCTGCAGCTATAGGGCGATGGCGTTGTACTGGTCGTGCTCGCTGGCGTGGTGACAGGCTGTGGTGCAGGTTTGCTTGGTATACTGGGTGGGGGTGTTGTGCTGCAGGCGCTGATCAGCAATGCCCCAGTCAATATACACTTTGTACTTAATTTCATGCCTAACCCTTCATTAACGAGCGATCACGCTGAATACTCATTAATAAGCCAAACGTCGCCAAAATCGACACCATCGACGTACCACCGTAGGAAATCAGCGGCAAGGGTACGCCCACCACGGGCAACATCCCCGACACCATGCCCATATTGACGAGCGCATAGGTGAAAAAGTTCATCGCAATTGCGCCCGCCAGCAAGCGCCCAAATAAAGTATTGGCGCTATTGGAAATCATCAAGCCGCGGAAAATAACCAGCAGGTACAAAATCAGCAAGATGCAATTACCGACCAAACCAAATTCTTCACCATAGACGGCAAAGATAAAGTCGGTTGTGCGCTCGGGGATGAAATCCAAATGGGTTTGCGTACCTGCCAGCCAGCCTTTGCCGAACCAGCCGCCAGAGCCAATCGCAATCGTACCTTGAATGATGTGGTAGCCCGCGCCGAGCGGGTCTTCCATTGGGTCCAGCATCGTGGCAATGCGGCGGCACTGGTATTCATGTAAGACATTAATGCACATATTCCAGTGTGTCACCACATAGGCAAAGGCAGCGATGGCGCCCGACATCAGGCCGATAAAACGCCATGATAGGCCGGCAAAAAACAGCACATAAAAGCCTGATGATGCAATCAATAGTGATGTACCCAAGTCGGGCTGCTTCAAGATCAGCACCACTGGCACCACCATAATCAAAGCCGCAACAATAAAGTGCCGCCAATTGAGCGTGGACTCAAAATGATGGAAATACCAAGCCAGCATTAAAGGCAGTGCTAGACGCATGAGCTCAGAAGGCTGGATACGGGTAATGCCGATATTGAGCCAGCGGGTCGCACCATGGCTCGTAACACCAAATAGCTCAACGGCAATCAGCAAGATAACGCCCACCGCATAAGCAGGCAGGGCCAGTTGCATTAAGATGCGCGGTTGAATATTGGCGATGCACCACATAATAAACAGCGCAATTCCCATGAAGGTTACTTTATCAAGTACCCGTTCCAGATCACGGTTTGAGGCGGAATACAAAACAAATGACGAAACAATAAACAGCAATACAATAAACAACAGCAACCACGGATCAATTGGCTTTTTAATCCGCTCCCAAATATGTTTAATCACGTGGCGTCTCCTCGCTAACTGGCGCCGAAGCGGCCGATGAGGCATTGCTGGCGATGGCTGGATCGCTCGGCAATTTGCCGGTGAGATAATAAT from Chitinibacter fontanus encodes:
- a CDS encoding DUF805 domain-containing protein — protein: MTFQESIQVCFKKYADFNGRASRSEYWWFALFAFLVSILLSASGAGLISGLFSLATLVPSLAVGVRRLHDLGKSGWFLLIALIPLIGALILIYWFIQPSTDSNQFGEPAEG
- a CDS encoding septal ring lytic transglycosylase RlpA family protein, whose protein sequence is MKLSTKCILTGALLISACSTTPPPSIPSKPAPQPVTTPASTTSTTPSPYSCSYAPKAGNGAFYKDDGPMSDLPANLDYVAEPTPRWEPLHKWANRPYSVLGLSFTPLDAPGQLTEQGIASWYGRKFHGQKTSTGEVYDMFQMTAAHPTLPLPSYARVTNVKNGRSVIVRVNDRGPFHKGRVMDLSFLAACRLGYATGGSAEVKVESLLPSDAPSQIISAAAQPIPTRAPSSATAPRAIPVSDQAGAIFVQLGAFSSAQNADNFKAHLARELEQDADKLNIHTANNLYRVRLGPYASRDQALSAISRITGEKNLQAVISR
- the rodA gene encoding rod shape-determining protein RodA; the protein is MPHRPLRRQLARRRHVIKHIWERIKKPIDPWLLLFIVLLFIVSSFVLYSASNRDLERVLDKVTFMGIALFIMWCIANIQPRILMQLALPAYAVGVILLIAVELFGVTSHGATRWLNIGITRIQPSELMRLALPLMLAWYFHHFESTLNWRHFIVAALIMVVPVVLILKQPDLGTSLLIASSGFYVLFFAGLSWRFIGLMSGAIAAFAYVVTHWNMCINVLHEYQCRRIATMLDPMEDPLGAGYHIIQGTIAIGSGGWFGKGWLAGTQTHLDFIPERTTDFIFAVYGEEFGLVGNCILLILYLLVIFRGLMISNSANTLFGRLLAGAIAMNFFTYALVNMGMVSGMLPVVGVPLPLISYGGTSMVSILATFGLLMSIQRDRSLMKG